From a single Triplophysa rosa linkage group LG17, Trosa_1v2, whole genome shotgun sequence genomic region:
- the ercc6l2 gene encoding LOW QUALITY PROTEIN: DNA excision repair protein ERCC-6-like 2 (The sequence of the model RefSeq protein was modified relative to this genomic sequence to represent the inferred CDS: substituted 1 base at 1 genomic stop codon) yields MEEEDSGASKLQYTSASVPQIENERPLFHSNQRPPGPSEPFLVSGSDVKVPYTINRYLRDYQRDGIKFIYYNYAKSRGCILGDDMGLGKTVQVIGFLAAVLRKTGIWEDVENNRPQFLRSQKSPVQPKVQKVFLIVAPLSLLYNWIDELDTWGHFRVAIVHGVRKEEELVRVQRGRCEVALTTYETFRLCLDQFNSIDWAAVIVDEAHKIKNHKSQITQAMKEMRCEVRVGLTGTILQNNLEEMWCVMDWAFPGCLGSLVGFKNRFSDPIEQGQKHTVTKRALAEGRKAVKDLAKMLSRWFLRRTKTLISDQLPKKDDRVVYCSLTDFQQTVYQAVLDTDDVTLLLQSSGKCPCGSGRPRKQCCYKLNADGVPVRYLYFSYLAILRKVANHVALLQSREGTSKKQEKYVTAICERVFRKFPDFTERCKQAAFEAMSDPMYSGKMKVLQKLLNHFIVKKDNVLLFSLSTKLLDVLESYCMAEGLEYRRLDGNTKSKDRVKIVREFNSSRDINLCLVSTLAGGLGLNFVGANVVVLFDPTWNPANDLQAIDRAYRIGQCRDVTVFRLISLGTVEEIIYLRQIYKQQLQTSVIGCENARRYFEAVQGTDGQAGELFGICNLFRLQTDGTCLTHRILEREGRVEVGMMTAKTQALGERMQEADPKSADASTEQAAGSTVTSFKPAEVLDFSSASEDEDPCCSRQKASNPHTGEDMGPGDSSIGNIGLYRLLQQHIAQREQQQTDSSEEDSSNPTEDEENQEKPSHSEEMKEVPAGKHHGSRGLRKSEHTSHVVQKMHVESADLEGLPPKFHKRNDGMSAGKSCLRKRVKFTEKRSEDDSERFSSSEDEERVKCRNGSSLQRQNTKQRSVRFTGLKNQNAAKTPESDKTYCRDEGNTGTVDSLLGGLQHVSYTHSNQKVVGSSRAEDRLSRAAVRDVFELNKHSQLPANQLLDFLXTPSQSCESVLTDHSTGRQTLPACDRPHKEYPVTHFIKTSHRHKNITFIVGETPSSICRNQLEDMARIFGAVSVQDFAEEILKSDSAQRLSRLRSFYSQKSPELKDIIKKTFPKPNAEPKPPTSTPPSTSGTARQRPTSKRALPNVPQVEVPAPAVEDQRETSKKKRISVTETSEVHHRHSTDLTNNIIKTFADDSDQSMHRFSSFTSTSFGHLQRSCAPVEERRTNGRRSFKDKEHSSCSVSTRDGEASSSTQTKSSLITDLIGDTSILNDLFKSKKKPLERPREATVLTHAEKAKSRGKDFWDILNEGNEESINKLTDLSEVEKICNTVSVSAKSKSNDESQSSQLWKKNEKFLWKIE; encoded by the exons ATGGAGGAGGAAGACTCTGGAGCCTCAAAGCTCCAGTATACCAGTGCCTCTGTTCCCCAGATTGAGAATGAGAGGCCTCTGTTTCACAGTAATCAGAGACCACCGGGTCCCTCCGAGCCATTTCTGGTGTCAGGAAGTGATGTGAAAGTTCCGTACACCATCAATCGATATTTACGAGACTACCAGCGAGATGGCATTAAATTCATCTATTATAACTACGCCAAATCCAGAGGATGCATTTTGGGTGATGACATGGGCCTTGGAAAGACCGTTCAG GTTATCGGCTTCCTAGCTGCAGTTCTGCGGAAAACAGGTATATGGGAAGATGTTGAAAACAACAGGCCTCAATTTTTGCGGTCACAAAAATCACCAGTACAGCCCAAAGTTCAAAAG GTGTTCCTCATTGTGGCTCCGCTCTCTCTTCTATATAACTGGATAGATGAATTAGACACTTGGGGTCACTTCAGAGTTGCAATTGTTCACGGTGTGAGGAAGGAAGAGGAGCTGGTGCGTGTACAGAGAGGAAGATGTGAGGTTGCTCTTACTACTTATGAGACCTTCAGACTCTGTCTGGACCAGTTTAACAG TATTGATTGGGCTGCTGTCATTGTGGATGAAGCTCACAAAATAAAGAACCACAAGTCCCAAATCACTCAGGCCATGAAGGAGATGAGATGTGAAGTGAGGGTTGGGTTGACAGGAACTATTcttcaaaacaacctagaggaGATGTGGTGTGTTATGGACTG GGCCTTCCCTGGATGCCTAGGCTCACTGGTGGgctttaaaaacagattttcgGACCCCATTGAGCAGGGGCAGAAGCACACCGTGACAAAAAGAGCTCTGGCAGAAGGTCGCAAAGCAGTTAAGGATCTGGCCAAAATGCTCTCCCGTTGGTTCCTCAGAAGAACAAAAACCCTCATCAGTGACCAGCTACCTAAGAAAGACGATAGA GTGGTGTATTGCTCTCTCACGGATTTTCAGCAGACAGTGTACCAAGCTGTGCTGGACACTGATGATGTGACCCTGTTGTTGCAAAGCTCAGGCAAGTGTCCGTGTGGCAGTGGGCGTCCACGAAAGCAATGCTGCTACAAATTAAACGCAGACGGCGTGCCTGTCCGTTACCTTTACTTTAGTTATCTCGCCATACTTAGGAAGGTGGCCAATCATGTCGCACTACTGCAGTCCAGAGAAGGAACCAGCAAAAAACag GAGAAATATGTGACAGCCATTTGCGAGCGAGTTTTTAGGAAATTTCCAGATTTCACAGAGAGGTGCAAACAGGCTGCATTTGAGGCGATGTCAGATCCCATGTACAGTGGAAAAATGAAG gTTCTGCAAAAGCTGCTCAATCACTTTAtcgtgaaaaaagacaatgttctactcttctctctctccaccaAG ctgcTAGATGTTCTGGAGAGCTACTGTATGGCTGAGGGTCTGGAGTACCGCAGGTTGGATGGAAACACCAAGTCTAAGGACAGAGTGAAGATAGTGAGAGAATTCAACAGCTCTCGGGATATCAACCTGTGTTTGGTGTCTACTCT GGCTGGTGGGCTTGGTCTCAACTTCGTCGGAGCGAATGTTGTTGTGCTGTTTGATCCAACGTGGAATCCTGCTAATGATCTTCAGGCTATTGACAG GGCGTATCGCATAGGCCAGTGCAGGGATGTGACGGTTTTTAGACTCATCTCTTTGGGAACAGTGGAGGAGATCATATACCTGCGCCAGATATACAAACAG CAACTTCAGACATCAGTGATAGGCTGTGAGAACGCGCGACGCTACTTCGAAGCTGTTCAGGGTACAGATGGCCAAGCTGGAGAGTTGTTCGGCATCTGCAACCTGTTCCGCCTACAGACTGATGGCACCTGCCTAACCCACCGCATTCTGGAG AGGGAGGGCAGAGTGGAGGTGGGGATGATGACGGCCAAAACGCAAGCTCTGGGCGAGAGGATGCAGGAGGCT GATCCTAAGTCAGCAGACGCTTCAACTGAGCAAGCAGCTGGGTCAACAGTCACCAGTTTCAAACCAGCTGAGGTGTTAGACTTCAGCAGTGCAAGTGAGGATGAAGATCCCTGCTGCTCCAGGCAGAAGGCCTCAAATCCCCACACAGGAGAGGATATGGGACCTGGTGATTCTTCTATCGGCAACATAGGCCTTTATAGACTGCTCCAACAACATATAGCTCAGAGAGAACAACAGCAAACAGACAGCAGTGAAGAAGATTCTAGTAACCCAACTGAAGATGAGGAGAACCAGGAAAAGCCCAGTCATTCTGAGGAGATGAAGGAAGTTCCTGCTGGAAAACATCATGGATCTCGAGGACTGAGAAAATCAGAGCACActtctcatgttgttcaaaaaatGCACGTGGAGTCGGCAGATCTGGAGGGTCTTCCGCCAAAATTTCATAAACGCAATGATGGCATGAGCGCTGGCAAGAGTTGCCTTCGAAAGCGAGTCAAGTTTACAGAAAAACGGTCTGAAGATGATAGTGAACGTTTTTCATCATCGGAAGATGAGGAAAGAGTTAAATGTAGGAATGGTTCATCTCTTCAGAGGCAAAACACTAAACAAAGATCTGTTAGGTTCACGGGCTTAAAGAACCAAAACGCAGCTAAAACACCTGAATCGGACAAGACCTACTGCAGAGATGAAGGCAACACTGGAACAGTAGACTCATTATTAG GTGGTCTTCAGCATGTGAGCTACACTCACTCGAATCAGAAGGTAGTGGGCTCAAGTAGAGCAGAAGACCGCCTGAGTCGTGCTGCCGTGCGAGATGTGTTTGAACTCAACAAGCACTCGCAACTTCCTGCAAACCAGCTCCTGGATTTCTTATAG ACTCCCAGCCAGTCATGTGAGTCTGTACTCACTGATCACAGCACAGGAAGACAGACACTGCCAGCATGTGACAGACCTCACAAGGAGTATCCGGTCACACACTTCATCAAGACCTCTCACCGCCACAAAAATATCACTTTTATCGTGGGCGAAACACCCAGTAGCATCTGCAG AAACCAGCTGGAAGACATGGCTCGGATCTTTGGAGCCGTCTCCGTTCAGGACTTTGCAGAAGAGATTCTGAAGAGTGATTCGGCACAGAGGCTAAGCCGATTACGGAGCTTCTACAGCCAGAAGAGCCCTGAACTTAAGGACATCATCAAAAAGACCTTTCCAAAACCTAACGCTGAGCCAAAGCCACCCACATCAACACCACCCTCAACGTCCGGTACGGCCAGACAAAGACCTACCTCAAAAAGAGCCCTCCCAAACGTGCCTCAAGTTGAGGTACCAGCCCCTGCAGTCGAGGATCAAAGAGAAACATCAAAGAAAAAGAGAATTAGTGTTACAGAAACCTCCGAGGTTCACCATCGTCACAGTACAGACCTCACAAACAACATAATTAAGACCTTTGCCGATGACTCAGACCAGAGCATGCACAGATTCTCTTCGTTCACGTCAACAAGTTTTGGACATCTTCAGAGGAGCTGCGCACCAGTGGAGGAAAGGAGAACCAATGGTAGAAGATCTTTCAAAGACAAGGAACATTCTTCATGTTCGGTTTCTACACGTGATGGCGAGGCATCCAGTTCAACCCAGACCAAAAGCTCCCTCATCACAGACCTTATAGGTGATACATCCATCCTCAATGATTTGTTCAAATCCAAAAAGAAACCTTTAGAGCGGCCTAGGGAGGCAACAGTTCTTACTCATGCGGAAAAGGCAAAGAGTAGAGGAAAGGACTTCTGGGACATTTTAAATGAGGGAAATGAAGAGAGCATTAATAAACTTACAGATCTGTCTGAGGTGGAGAAGATCTGTAATACTGTTAGCGTCTCTGCAAAGTCAAAGAGTAATGATGAAAGCCAAAGCTCTcaactttggaaaaaaaatgaaaaatttctCTGGAAAATTGAGTGA